One Mustelus asterias chromosome 27, sMusAst1.hap1.1, whole genome shotgun sequence DNA segment encodes these proteins:
- the slc37a2 gene encoding glucose-6-phosphate exchanger SLC37A2 — MARATVPPGIRCIQAFSRDTWYRGFTLVLTFLFYTSYHLSRKPISIVKSELHKNCSGVPNHGNTSHLDNDTWCDWAPFDQPNYRMLFGALDNSFLITYAIGMFFSGIFGERLPLRYYLSAGMLLSGLFTALFGFGFYWNIHSMWYYVIVQIANGLVQTTGWPAVVACVGNWFGKGKRGFIMGIWNSHTSVGNILGSLIAGIFVSSAWGLSFIVPGAIIAAMGVVCFFFLVEYPEDVGCSPPKHHDQREQEPLIRHDSMEEIFTSTSDTENEGTVHPSDHTEEPSAISFLGALKIPGVIEFSLSLLFAKLVSYTFLFWLPLYISSVAHLNPKTAGDISTLFDVGGILGGILAGIVSDYTGGRATTCWVMLIAAAPMLFVYNYIGKNGLATIIGMLILCGGLVNGPYALITTAVAADLGTHKCLKGNAKALATVTAIIDGTGSIGAALGPLLAGLLTNWNNVFYMLIASDILACLLLSRLVYKEIRGWCGYPMRQRGFKEF, encoded by the exons gtatcgtgggtttactctggtgtTGACCTTCCTGTTTTACACCAGTTATCACCTGTCCCGCAAACCAATCAGCATTGTCAAG AGTGAACTTCACAAGAATTGCTCAGGAGTTCCTAACCATGGAAACACAAGTCACCTTGACAATGATACGTGGTGTGACTGGGCTCCATTTG ATCAACCCAACTACAGGATGCTGTTTGGTGCATTGGATAACTCTTTCCTGATAACCTATGCCATTGGCATGTTTTTCAG TGGTATTTTTGGGGAGCGACTCCCTCTGCGATATTACCTGAGTGCAGGGATGTTACTCAGTGGGTTATTCACCGCCCTCTTTGGATTTGGGTTTTACTGGAACATACACAGTATGTGGTACTACGTGATTGTACAG ATTGCAAATGGCTTGGTTCAGACCACAGGGTGGCCAGCTGTTGTTGCCTGCGTGGGGAACTGGTTTGGAAAAGGGAA GAGAGGATTCAtcatgggaatctggaattctcaCACATCAGTTGGGAACATCCTGGGCTCCTTGATTGCTGGGATATTTGTATCGTCTGCCTGGGGTTTATCATTCATTGTGCCTGGGGCCATCATCGCAGCAATGGGAGTAGTTTGCTTCTTCTTTCTGGTGGAAT ACCCTGAAGATGTTGGTTGCTCCCCACCCAAACACCAT GATCAACGGGAGCAAGAGCCATTGATACGCCACGATAGCATGGAGGAGATTTTTACCAGTACCAGTGATACAGAAAATGAGGGCACCGTTCACCCCAGCGACCACACTGAGGAACCTTCTGCAATTAGCTTCTTGGGGGCACTCAAAATACCC GGTGTGATCGAGTTCTCACTGTCTTTACTCTTTGCCAAGTTAGTCAGTTACACATTCCTGTTCTGGTTGCCTCTCTACATTTCCTCTGTTG CCCATCTGAATCCCAAAACTGCAGGTGATATCTCGACACTCTTTGATGTTGGTGGCATTCTTG GTGGGATTCTGGCTGGGATCGTCTCTGATTACACCGGTGGGAGAGCCACCACCTGCTGGGTTATGCTGATCGCTGCAGCTCCGATG CTATTTGTTTATAACTACATTGGGAAAAATGGACTGGCAACAATTATAG GAATGCTCATTTTGTGTGGTGGGCTGGTGAATGGACCATACGCACTGATCACAACAGCAGTAGCAGCTGATCTG GGAACACACAAGTGTCTGAAAGGGAACGCTAAAGCATTAGCAACTGTCACAGCAATCATCGATGGAACGGGTTCAATTG GTGCTGCATTGGGCCCACTGCTGGCTGGACTCCTCACGAACTGGAACAATGTATTTTACATGTTGATTGCATCTGATATTTTGGCCTGTTTG TTATTGAGCAGGTTGGTGTACAAGGAGATCCGAGGCTGGTGTGGGTACCCAATGAGACAAAGAGG GTTTAAGGAGTTCTGA